A genomic region of Sarcophilus harrisii chromosome 6, mSarHar1.11, whole genome shotgun sequence contains the following coding sequences:
- the TMEM271 gene encoding transmembrane protein 271 translates to MKWSVRGACAALSSGLLLACALSAAAVGLKCFSLGSELRGEPFRLGTAAGAFYSGLLLAAGLSLLGSALLCCRPRDESPAGAVPGAGAGPGAVPGALGGPEAEPESGAAEARAVAAIPGSQNFLLLGVLVFMLGVLSAFAGAVIDGDTVSLVERKYSHYCLKPRALGPAPAPAPARARSPSDSSENAPAAALAPAPAPAPALAPAAARARSTLDSSASAQCEKLKDYQRGLVISTVFNSLECLLGLVNLLLVKNYKSSQARRGRRSRRRGGRGGRPRGGPGSRQHAPAARQQRRGRRGKRGGRRLLQRPSEGSLFSPDEADLPSPGLSGGGCGGGCGPFPGARHAVSYINVGVFHAFDEAGVEVRCGGHPSVELPGYSPSDPELQVSYPYCCRPPHEDVYPREPGRVS, encoded by the coding sequence ATGAAGTGGAGCGTCCGCGGAGCCTGCGCCGCGCTCTCCTCCGGCCTTCTGCTCGCCTGCGCGCTCAGCGCCGCCGCCGTGGGGCTCAAGTGCTTCTCTCTGGGCTCCGAGCTCCGCGGGGAGCCCTTCCGCCTGGGCACCGCCGCCGGCGCCTTCTACTCCGGGCTGCTCTTGGCCGCCGGCCTGTCTCTGCTCGGCTCCGCCCTGCTCTGCTGCCGGCCCAGGGACGAGAGCCCCGCGGGGGCGGTGCCGGGCGCCGGTGCCGGGCCCGGGGCTGTGCCGGGCGCGCTCGGGGGCCCGGAGGCCGAGCCCGAGAGCGGAGCCGCGGAGGCCAGGGCTGTCGCCGCCATCCCCGGCAGCCAGAACTTCCTCCTGCTCGGAGTCCTGGTCTTTATGCTCGGGGTCCTGAGCGCCTTCGCCGGAGCTGTGATCGACGGCGACACCGTGTCCCTGGTGGAGCGTAAATACTCGCACTACTGCCTGAAGCCGCGGGCCCTcggcccggccccggccccggcccccgcGCGAGCGCGCAGCCCTTCGGACAGCTCCGAGAATGCCCCGGCGGCAGCACTGGCCCCGgctccggccccggccccggccctgGCCCCGGCCGCCGCTCGCGCCCGCAGCACCCTGGACAGCTCCGCGTCGGCCCAATGTGAGAAGCTGAAGGACTACCAGCGAGGCCTCGTCATCTCCACCGTCTTCAACTCGCTCGAATGCCTGCTGGGCTTGGTGAACCTGCTCCTCGTCAAGAACTACAAGTCGTCGCAGGCGCGACGGGGCCGGCGCAGCCGGCGGAGGGGCGGCCGGGGCGGGCGGCCCCGCGGCGGCCCGGGCTCCCGCCAGCACGCGCCCGCAGCCCGGCAGCAGCGGCGGGGCCGGCGAGGCAAGCGCGGCGGGCGGCGGCTGCTGCAGCGGCCCAGCGAAGGCTCCCTCTTCTCCCCGGACGAGGCCGACCTCCCCTCCCCGGGCCTTAGTGGGGGCGGCTGCGGCGGCGGCTGCGGCCCCTTCCCCGGGGCGCGCCACGCCGTCTCCTACATCAACGTGGGCGTCTTCCACGCGTTCGACGAGGCGGGCGTGGAGGTGCGCTGCGGGGGACACCCCTCGGTGGAGCTGCCCGGCTACTCTCCCTCAGACCCGGAGCTCCAGGTCTCCTACCCGTACTGCTGCCGGCCTCCCCACGAGGACGTCTATCCCCGGGAACCGGGCAGGGTCAGCTGA